One genomic segment of Candidatus Kryptonium sp. includes these proteins:
- the rpoC gene encoding DNA-directed RNA polymerase subunit beta' yields MEKLQILKEGLLRKRQITKVSIKLASPDTILQWSRGEVTKPETINYRTYKPERDGLFCEKIFGPVKDWECHCGKYKRIRYRGVVCDRCGVEVTQRSVRRERMGHIELATPVVHIWYLRSVPSKIGALLGMSTKDLEKIVYYESYVVIKPGKTGLKEKDLITEEQYQEIIEQFPENEKLPDDHPDKFIAKMGGEAIRDLLKNLDIEKLSNELKEQLTKESSEQKKYEILKRLKVVEAFNQKQPVRGGKEEFINRPEWMVLTIIPVIPPELRPLVPLEGGRFATSDLNDLYRRVIIRNNRLKRLKEVRAPEIIVRNEKRILQEAVDALLDNSRRVNAVKADTNRPLKSLSDILKGKQGRFRQNLLGKRVDYSGRSVIVVGPELKLHQCGLPKDMAVELFKPFLIRKLIEYGYAKASRSAKRIIERKEPIIWQLLEKIVESHPVLLNRAPTLHRLGIQAFQPVLTDAKAIQLHPLVCVAFNADFDGDQMAVHVPLSYEAQLEARILMLSSHNLLKPADGKPITIATQDIVLGLYYLTKERSGELGEGKRFSSPEEVIIAHNTGKLGLHAKIKVRIFNQETGKFEVIETTTGRVIFNQIVPKEIGFINEILTKKKLTDLIAKIYKRFGNVRTAEFLDEMKDMGYYYATKSGISIGVPDVIVPEEKEAIIAEYQKRVDSHFEDYLAGEITDSERYNKVIDEWSAATEKVAKVLFEKLSNVNQGFNPLFVMLDSGARGSKDQIRQLGGMRGLMQKPQKGMTGQPYEMIEYPILSNFREGLSIWEYFLSTHGARKGLADTALKTSDAGYLTRRLVDVAQDVVVTEEDCGTVRGIIMTALKEEGGEEIRVTLADRIIGRVALHDIYHPVTGDIIVEAGQEIDEDLAQKIEEAGIEEVEVRSVLTCETKHGVCVKCYGRNLATGRMVEVGEAVGIIAAQSIGEPGTQLTLRTFHTGGSVAGAGYRSSKIFAKNDGKVRFVNIRYIQYEKVSDEGIETVLRVMSKQGYIIVEDEKRSELSKKYAVPYGSDLKVKDGQKVKKGDELYETDPYNSLILAEKSGIIELIDFIPDVTYREEADETTGHMQRVIIEAKDKTKVPRIKIKTSTGEEHYQAIPARALVNPELNDGAYVKAGDVIAKIPREQAKIRDITGGLPKVVNLFEARTPNNPAELAEIDGVVSVKVEKNYYIVKITSDDGQFERTYQIPQTKHLIVEDGDRVNAGDRLTDGPIDPHKILSIKGINAVQQYLVNEIQDVYRNEGVEINDKHIEVIVRQMMRKVKITNPGDTKFLERDIVDKDAVDDENNRIRNMVVITNKGDSKFKVGQLRTRAEVEKENDMLRRRRKKLVEYRPAKGAEFEPVLLGITSAALTTESWISAASFQETTRVLTDAAIEAKVDYLRGLKENVVVGQLIPAGTGFRSAEKDYRDVRVKPKEIAKEVEEVEEEEEKAKAMEKKASSL; encoded by the coding sequence ATGGAAAAACTTCAAATCTTAAAAGAAGGTCTTTTAAGAAAAAGACAAATAACCAAAGTTTCAATCAAACTTGCAAGCCCAGATACGATACTCCAGTGGTCGCGCGGAGAAGTTACAAAGCCAGAAACTATAAATTACAGAACATATAAACCAGAAAGAGATGGACTTTTTTGCGAGAAGATATTCGGACCTGTTAAGGATTGGGAATGTCATTGCGGAAAATATAAAAGAATAAGATATCGTGGTGTTGTTTGTGATAGGTGTGGAGTTGAAGTCACGCAAAGAAGTGTAAGGCGAGAACGAATGGGGCATATAGAATTAGCAACTCCAGTCGTGCATATATGGTATTTGAGATCTGTGCCGAGCAAGATTGGAGCATTGCTTGGAATGTCAACCAAGGACCTTGAAAAAATCGTTTATTACGAGTCATATGTTGTGATAAAACCCGGAAAAACTGGACTAAAAGAGAAAGACCTAATAACGGAAGAGCAATATCAGGAAATAATTGAACAATTCCCTGAAAACGAAAAATTACCAGACGATCATCCTGATAAATTCATCGCAAAGATGGGTGGAGAAGCAATACGGGATCTCTTGAAAAACTTGGACATTGAAAAGTTATCAAATGAACTGAAAGAACAGCTTACGAAAGAATCTTCAGAACAAAAGAAATATGAGATTTTAAAGCGACTCAAGGTGGTTGAGGCATTTAATCAGAAGCAACCTGTGAGAGGAGGAAAAGAAGAGTTTATAAATAGACCTGAATGGATGGTTTTAACTATAATTCCAGTCATTCCGCCTGAATTGAGACCTCTTGTTCCGCTTGAAGGTGGAAGGTTTGCAACAAGCGATTTGAATGATTTGTATCGTAGAGTTATAATCAGAAATAATAGATTGAAGAGGTTAAAAGAGGTAAGGGCACCAGAGATAATTGTAAGAAATGAGAAACGAATACTTCAGGAAGCAGTTGATGCTTTACTTGATAATTCAAGACGAGTTAATGCTGTAAAAGCAGATACGAATAGACCTCTTAAATCGTTATCTGATATTTTGAAGGGCAAGCAAGGAAGATTCAGACAAAACTTGCTTGGTAAAAGAGTTGATTATTCTGGTCGTTCTGTTATCGTCGTTGGACCTGAGCTGAAACTTCATCAATGCGGATTACCTAAAGATATGGCTGTTGAACTGTTTAAACCATTTTTGATCCGCAAGTTGATTGAGTATGGCTATGCAAAAGCTTCACGATCCGCTAAGAGAATCATTGAAAGAAAAGAACCGATCATTTGGCAATTACTTGAGAAAATAGTTGAAAGTCATCCGGTTCTTTTAAACCGTGCTCCTACATTGCATAGGCTTGGTATACAAGCATTTCAACCGGTTTTGACAGATGCGAAAGCTATTCAGCTTCATCCGCTCGTTTGCGTTGCTTTTAATGCTGATTTTGATGGTGATCAAATGGCTGTCCATGTCCCGCTTTCTTACGAGGCACAGCTTGAGGCAAGAATACTAATGCTTTCAAGTCATAACTTACTAAAGCCTGCTGACGGTAAACCAATTACAATTGCAACTCAAGATATCGTTCTCGGTCTTTATTACCTTACAAAGGAAAGAAGTGGAGAATTAGGAGAAGGGAAGAGATTTTCATCACCTGAAGAAGTTATCATTGCACATAACACTGGAAAACTCGGACTGCATGCTAAAATTAAAGTACGAATCTTTAATCAAGAGACAGGAAAGTTTGAAGTCATTGAAACGACGACAGGTAGAGTTATCTTCAATCAAATCGTTCCCAAGGAAATTGGATTTATCAACGAGATTTTGACAAAGAAGAAACTTACCGATCTAATAGCGAAAATTTATAAGAGATTTGGAAATGTTCGCACCGCTGAATTCCTTGATGAAATGAAAGACATGGGATACTATTACGCAACTAAATCTGGAATTTCAATTGGTGTTCCTGATGTAATTGTTCCAGAGGAAAAAGAGGCGATAATTGCTGAGTATCAAAAGCGAGTTGATTCTCACTTTGAGGATTATCTTGCTGGAGAAATTACCGATTCCGAAAGATACAATAAAGTCATTGACGAATGGTCAGCCGCAACTGAGAAAGTTGCAAAAGTTTTGTTTGAAAAACTTTCCAATGTGAATCAAGGTTTCAATCCTCTCTTCGTCATGCTTGATTCTGGAGCTCGTGGTTCAAAGGATCAAATCAGACAGCTTGGTGGAATGCGTGGTTTGATGCAGAAACCACAGAAAGGTATGACTGGGCAACCTTATGAAATGATTGAATATCCAATTCTCTCAAACTTCCGTGAGGGTCTTTCAATATGGGAATATTTCCTTTCAACGCACGGTGCAAGGAAAGGGCTTGCGGATACAGCTTTGAAAACTTCAGACGCAGGTTATCTTACAAGGCGTTTGGTTGATGTAGCACAAGATGTCGTCGTAACAGAAGAAGATTGCGGAACTGTACGAGGAATAATCATGACCGCACTCAAAGAAGAAGGTGGTGAAGAGATAAGAGTTACGCTTGCTGATAGAATAATCGGTCGCGTCGCTTTGCATGACATTTATCATCCCGTTACTGGAGATATAATTGTTGAGGCAGGGCAAGAAATAGATGAGGATTTAGCTCAAAAGATTGAAGAAGCTGGAATTGAAGAAGTTGAAGTTCGTTCTGTGTTAACTTGTGAAACCAAACACGGCGTTTGTGTTAAATGTTATGGTAGAAATCTCGCAACTGGTAGAATGGTTGAGGTTGGTGAAGCGGTTGGCATAATTGCAGCACAATCAATAGGTGAACCTGGAACACAGCTTACGCTTAGAACATTCCACACAGGTGGTAGCGTTGCCGGTGCTGGATATAGATCATCAAAGATATTTGCGAAAAATGATGGTAAAGTTAGGTTTGTCAACATAAGATATATCCAATACGAGAAAGTTTCAGACGAAGGAATAGAAACTGTTTTACGTGTGATGTCAAAGCAAGGTTATATAATAGTTGAGGATGAAAAAAGAAGTGAACTTTCCAAAAAATATGCTGTTCCGTATGGATCTGACCTGAAAGTGAAAGACGGACAGAAAGTTAAGAAGGGAGATGAACTTTATGAAACAGATCCATATAACTCGTTAATATTGGCTGAGAAGAGTGGAATAATTGAACTTATTGACTTCATCCCCGATGTCACATATCGTGAGGAAGCTGATGAGACAACAGGACATATGCAAAGAGTAATAATTGAAGCAAAAGATAAAACAAAAGTTCCGAGAATTAAAATAAAGACCTCAACAGGGGAAGAGCACTATCAAGCGATACCTGCAAGAGCACTTGTAAATCCAGAACTTAATGACGGTGCATATGTTAAAGCTGGTGATGTGATAGCTAAAATCCCAAGAGAGCAAGCTAAGATCAGAGATATAACTGGAGGATTGCCAAAGGTTGTAAATCTTTTTGAAGCCAGGACTCCAAACAATCCAGCGGAACTTGCTGAAATAGATGGTGTTGTAAGTGTAAAGGTTGAGAAGAACTACTACATCGTTAAAATAACAAGCGATGATGGACAATTTGAAAGAACTTATCAGATACCGCAAACGAAGCATCTCATCGTTGAAGATGGGGATCGTGTTAACGCTGGTGATAGGTTAACGGATGGTCCAATTGATCCGCATAAGATCTTAAGCATAAAGGGAATTAATGCAGTTCAGCAATATCTTGTTAATGAAATTCAAGATGTTTACAGAAATGAAGGCGTTGAGATCAATGATAAACATATTGAAGTAATCGTTAGACAGATGATGCGTAAAGTTAAAATTACAAATCCAGGAGATACGAAATTCCTTGAGAGAGATATTGTTGATAAAGACGCTGTTGATGATGAGAATAACAGGATAAGAAACATGGTGGTCATAACGAACAAAGGTGATTCAAAGTTTAAGGTTGGGCAATTGAGAACAAGAGCTGAGGTTGAAAAGGAAAACGATATGTTAAGGAGAAGAAGGAAAAAACTTGTTGAATATCGTCCTGCGAAAGGTGCGGAGTTTGAACCTGTGTTGCTTGGGATAACGAGCGCTGCTTTAACAACAGAAAGTTGGATCTCCGCAGCCTCTTTCCAAGAGACGACAAGAGTTCTAACGGATGCAGCGATAGAAGCGAAAGTTGATTATCTGCGCGGCTTGAAAGAAAATGTTGTGGTTGGTCAACTCATCCCAGCTGGAACTGGATTCAGAAGCGCTGAAAAAGATTATCGTGATGTTAGGGTGAAACCGAAGGAGATCGCCAAGGAAGTTGAAGAGGTTGAAGAAGAGGAAGAGAAAGCAAAAGCTATGGAGAAAAAAGCATCTTCTTTGTGA
- the topA gene encoding type I DNA topoisomerase, translating into MSKKEGLVIVESPAKAKTIGKYLGNDFIVEASVGHVKDLPKRPRDKSKLGIDIDKNYKPRYIVIRGKEEVIERLRNLASKVGKIFIATDPDREGEAIAWHIKTEIEDVNSNVKRVLFTEITKSGIEKGMQNPRDIDMNLVDAQQARRVLDRIVGYRISPFLKKVVNEKISLSAGRVQSVALRLVCEREEEIKNFKPEEYWTIEAEFKTSSGEILKAKLFKINGEDPKITDKETAEKIFNDLKSKVFKISNIQKKEVLKNPAPPFITSTLQQEASNKLRFSPKKTMMLAQQLYEGVELGEEGRVGLITYMRTDSTRISDEAVSAVREYIYNNYGKEYLPQSPRIFKKSKVSQDAHEAIRPTYMKYEPRFVKKYLDEDLFALYELIWNRFVACQMSSAVLDQTTVDIVADNYLFRATGSVVKFNGYMQIYEESKIETDEKEEEKENKIPAKIEVGEVLNLTNLIPEQHFTKPPARYTEASLVKELESRGIGRPSTYATIISTILERGYVELQDRKLIPTDLGFAVNKILVSNFPDIVDYKFTARMEEDLDEIASGKKKYIEVVDSFFKPFENYLQELEKRKDEIKEQIQEETDILCVKCASKMIVKLDKYGKYLACSNLECNYTMAFPVNGEIEQIRVCPECGGRLILRRGKFGKFYGCENYPSCRYTESITTGIKCPECNKGELVERKSKRKRTFYGCSNYPECNFILWDKPVAKQCPECGYPLIVKPTRKTLSYYKCPKCQAEIKEEIVEVKE; encoded by the coding sequence ATGTCTAAGAAAGAAGGTCTCGTTATAGTTGAATCACCTGCTAAAGCAAAAACAATAGGCAAATATCTTGGCAATGATTTCATAGTTGAAGCATCCGTTGGACATGTTAAAGATCTACCAAAGAGACCTCGGGACAAATCAAAACTTGGAATAGATATTGACAAAAATTATAAGCCGAGATATATTGTAATTCGCGGTAAAGAAGAAGTCATTGAAAGGTTGAGGAACTTAGCTAGCAAGGTTGGTAAAATTTTCATAGCAACTGATCCTGATAGAGAAGGTGAAGCAATAGCTTGGCATATAAAGACAGAAATTGAAGATGTAAATTCAAATGTAAAGCGCGTTCTTTTTACTGAAATAACTAAGAGTGGAATTGAAAAAGGAATGCAAAATCCTCGCGACATAGATATGAATTTGGTTGATGCACAACAGGCGAGGCGCGTTCTTGATAGGATCGTTGGTTATAGAATTAGCCCATTTTTAAAGAAGGTCGTGAATGAAAAGATTTCCCTTTCCGCAGGACGAGTTCAATCAGTTGCGCTTCGTTTAGTGTGTGAGCGTGAAGAGGAAATAAAAAATTTCAAACCGGAAGAATACTGGACAATTGAAGCGGAGTTTAAAACATCTTCGGGTGAAATTTTAAAAGCGAAACTTTTCAAGATAAACGGTGAAGATCCTAAAATCACTGATAAAGAAACAGCGGAAAAGATCTTTAACGATTTAAAAAGCAAAGTTTTTAAAATTTCCAATATCCAGAAGAAAGAGGTTTTGAAAAATCCCGCACCTCCATTCATTACGAGCACACTTCAACAGGAAGCGAGTAATAAATTGCGTTTCTCGCCTAAGAAAACAATGATGCTCGCGCAGCAACTCTATGAAGGTGTTGAACTCGGAGAGGAAGGGAGAGTAGGTTTAATAACCTATATGAGAACTGATTCAACAAGAATAAGCGATGAAGCGGTAAGCGCTGTTAGAGAATACATCTATAATAACTACGGAAAAGAATACCTCCCTCAATCGCCGAGGATTTTCAAAAAGTCAAAAGTAAGCCAAGATGCACATGAGGCAATAAGACCAACTTATATGAAATATGAACCAAGATTTGTGAAAAAATATCTTGACGAAGATCTTTTTGCACTTTACGAATTGATATGGAATAGATTTGTCGCTTGCCAGATGTCTTCTGCTGTGCTTGATCAAACAACAGTTGATATAGTCGCCGATAATTATCTTTTTAGAGCAACAGGTTCAGTTGTTAAGTTTAATGGTTATATGCAGATATATGAGGAATCAAAAATTGAAACCGACGAAAAAGAAGAAGAAAAAGAAAATAAAATACCTGCGAAAATTGAGGTCGGCGAAGTTTTGAACCTTACAAATTTAATTCCAGAGCAACACTTTACAAAACCACCGGCAAGATATACTGAAGCCTCACTTGTCAAGGAACTTGAGTCAAGAGGCATCGGTAGACCAAGCACCTACGCAACAATAATAAGCACTATCCTTGAGCGTGGATATGTTGAGCTACAGGATAGAAAACTAATCCCAACCGATTTAGGTTTTGCTGTAAATAAAATCCTTGTTTCAAACTTTCCAGATATAGTTGACTATAAGTTCACGGCAAGAATGGAAGAAGACCTTGACGAAATTGCTTCTGGAAAGAAGAAATATATTGAAGTGGTTGACTCGTTTTTCAAACCTTTTGAAAATTATCTTCAGGAGCTTGAAAAAAGAAAAGATGAAATAAAAGAGCAAATTCAAGAGGAAACCGACATATTGTGCGTTAAATGTGCTTCAAAGATGATCGTTAAACTTGATAAGTATGGGAAATATCTTGCTTGTTCAAATTTGGAATGCAATTATACAATGGCTTTTCCAGTAAATGGTGAAATTGAGCAAATTAGAGTTTGTCCAGAATGTGGTGGAAGATTAATTTTAAGACGCGGTAAATTTGGGAAATTTTATGGATGTGAAAATTACCCGTCTTGTAGGTACACTGAATCAATAACAACTGGAATCAAATGTCCTGAGTGCAATAAAGGTGAACTCGTGGAAAGAAAAAGTAAAAGAAAGAGAACTTTCTACGGTTGCTCAAATTATCCAGAGTGTAATTTCATACTTTGGGATAAACCAGTAGCAAAGCAATGTCCTGAATGTGGATATCCTTTGATAGTTAAACCTACACGCAAAACCCTGTCTTATTATAAATGTCCAAAATGTCAAGCAGAGATAAAAGAAGAGATAGTTGAAGTGAAAGAATGA
- the rpoB gene encoding DNA-directed RNA polymerase subunit beta, producing the protein MAKKREITATGRISFGKIKPVIEHPDLLEIQLKSFKEFLQEDVPPSKRENKGLQAVFKANFPITDSKEVFVLDFIEYYVDKPKYTVEECKERGLTYAVPLKAKLRLSSRLDPSHADYVETIEQDVFLGNLPYMTERGTFVINGAERVVVNQLQRSPGVFFDETVFPNGLKTYQAQIIPLKGSWIEFTTDVTDMMYVYIDRKRKFYVTTLLRALGYSSDEDILKLFELVEEIPINNSTRAKLIGRIIASDVVDLKTGEIIITRNSEITADDIERISQAHIKSLLVWKEEDSEVKEIILKTMDKDVIKNEREAIEHIYKQLRLGEAQDMETAKSIIEKWFFNPKRYDLSVVGRYKINTRLNLNVPLNQTTLTKEDIVAIIKYLVHLQSGKERIDDVDHLGNRRVRTVSEQLVQVLNAAFARMARTIKERLNLRETDKLTPQDLVNSRIIANALNAFFGTSQLSQFMDQTNPLAEITHKRRVSALGPGGLTRERAGVEVRDVHYTQYGRLCPIETPEGPNIGLIASLAVFARINEFGFIETPYRKVKNGRVTDEVEYLTADEEERVIIAQANAPIDSNGKFLVDKVKARKGGDFVVVSPEEVQYMDISPNQIVSVSASLIPFLEHDDANRALMGSNMQRQAVPLLRPEAPFVGTGFEDKVARDSRMMIVAQGDGVVKYVDATKIIVEYDHKKGSVEEILSFDDKYTVEYRLTKFARSNQDTCINQKPIVKVGQRVKAGDVLADGPSIDHGELALGRNVLVAFMPWRGYNFEDAIIVSEKLVAEDAFTSVHIEEFELSVHDTRRGEEEFTREIPNVSEEAIKDLDENGIVKVGTYVKEGDILIGKITPKAETEPTPEEKLLRAIFGEKAGEVKDASLRASPGLRGVVIATKLFQRKKKDAESKKQEKKLLDGIERKRKKLINETKEKLAEKLGQLLEGEVSLGIRNKKGEVVIRSGVTLKPETFKAHIDELDDLDYDAEWVENSKRNLLKKQLYENYLKKLQDIETQAKIEKYKVQVDELQPGVVQLARVYVAKKRKLQVGDKMAGRHGNKGVIAKVAPVEDMPFLPDGTPVDIVLNPLGVPSRMNLGQLFETALGWAAKKLGVKYASPIFDGATWEDIQEELRKAGLPETGKTILYDGRTGEPFDQEVTVGYIYMMKLIHMVEDKIHARSIGPYSLITQQPLGGKAQFGGQRLGEMEVWALEAYGAAYTLQEMLTYKSDDIQGRSKAYEAIVKGDNLPEPGIPESFNVLVRELQGLGLDVRIE; encoded by the coding sequence TTGGCAAAGAAAAGAGAAATAACAGCAACGGGGAGAATTTCATTTGGAAAAATTAAACCAGTAATTGAACATCCCGATTTACTGGAGATCCAGCTTAAATCTTTTAAAGAGTTTTTACAGGAAGATGTTCCTCCAAGTAAAAGAGAGAACAAGGGGTTACAAGCTGTTTTCAAAGCGAATTTCCCTATCACCGATTCAAAGGAAGTTTTCGTTCTTGACTTTATTGAGTATTATGTTGATAAACCTAAATACACAGTTGAAGAGTGCAAAGAACGAGGTTTGACTTATGCGGTTCCTCTTAAGGCGAAGTTGCGTCTTTCTTCAAGGCTTGATCCAAGCCATGCTGATTATGTTGAAACAATTGAACAAGATGTTTTTCTCGGTAATCTACCATATATGACAGAAAGAGGAACATTCGTTATAAATGGAGCTGAAAGAGTTGTTGTAAATCAGCTACAAAGGTCTCCTGGCGTTTTCTTTGATGAAACCGTTTTCCCAAATGGCTTGAAGACATATCAAGCACAGATAATTCCTTTAAAAGGTTCGTGGATTGAGTTTACAACGGATGTCACAGATATGATGTATGTTTACATTGACAGGAAGAGGAAGTTTTATGTAACGACCCTTTTGAGAGCACTTGGATATTCTTCTGATGAAGATATATTGAAATTGTTTGAGCTTGTTGAAGAAATTCCAATTAATAACTCAACTCGTGCAAAGCTGATAGGCAGAATTATCGCATCTGATGTTGTTGATCTAAAAACAGGAGAGATAATAATCACAAGAAATTCTGAAATAACCGCAGATGATATTGAGAGAATTAGTCAAGCACATATTAAGTCATTGCTTGTATGGAAGGAAGAAGATTCAGAGGTGAAGGAAATAATACTTAAAACGATGGATAAAGATGTGATAAAAAATGAAAGGGAAGCAATTGAGCATATTTACAAGCAGTTGCGACTCGGTGAAGCACAAGATATGGAAACAGCAAAAAGCATAATTGAAAAATGGTTCTTTAATCCGAAGCGCTATGATTTAAGCGTCGTTGGAAGATACAAGATTAATACGCGACTTAATTTAAATGTCCCATTAAATCAAACAACCTTGACGAAAGAAGATATAGTTGCGATTATAAAATATCTTGTTCACCTACAAAGCGGTAAAGAAAGAATTGATGATGTTGATCACCTTGGGAATCGTAGAGTAAGAACAGTATCTGAGCAACTTGTTCAGGTTTTGAATGCTGCTTTTGCAAGAATGGCTCGCACGATAAAAGAAAGATTAAATTTAAGGGAAACAGATAAGCTTACTCCACAGGATCTTGTAAATTCAAGAATCATAGCCAATGCTTTGAATGCGTTCTTTGGGACGAGCCAACTTTCGCAATTTATGGATCAAACAAATCCGCTTGCCGAAATAACGCACAAGAGAAGGGTCAGCGCGCTTGGTCCTGGTGGATTGACAAGAGAAAGAGCAGGGGTTGAAGTACGAGACGTTCATTATACTCAATATGGAAGGCTTTGTCCAATTGAGACACCGGAAGGTCCAAACATTGGTTTGATTGCCTCGCTCGCTGTTTTCGCCAGAATAAATGAATTTGGTTTTATTGAAACTCCATATAGAAAGGTAAAAAATGGTCGTGTTACTGACGAAGTTGAATATCTCACAGCAGATGAGGAGGAAAGAGTTATAATAGCGCAGGCAAATGCTCCGATTGATTCAAATGGTAAGTTTCTTGTTGATAAGGTTAAAGCAAGGAAAGGCGGTGATTTCGTAGTTGTATCGCCGGAGGAAGTTCAATATATGGATATCTCGCCAAATCAGATAGTTAGTGTATCTGCTTCGCTTATCCCATTTCTTGAGCACGACGATGCAAACCGTGCTCTTATGGGTTCAAATATGCAAAGACAAGCTGTTCCTCTCTTAAGACCCGAGGCGCCTTTCGTTGGAACAGGATTTGAAGATAAAGTAGCTCGTGATTCAAGAATGATGATCGTTGCTCAAGGTGATGGTGTGGTTAAATATGTTGACGCAACTAAGATAATCGTTGAATATGACCATAAGAAAGGAAGCGTTGAGGAAATTTTGAGCTTTGATGATAAATACACAGTTGAATATAGATTGACAAAGTTTGCAAGATCAAACCAGGATACTTGCATAAATCAAAAGCCAATCGTTAAGGTTGGACAAAGAGTTAAAGCGGGTGATGTTTTAGCTGATGGTCCATCAATTGATCATGGTGAACTTGCTCTTGGTAGAAATGTCTTGGTTGCTTTCATGCCTTGGAGAGGTTATAATTTTGAGGACGCTATTATCGTAAGTGAGAAACTTGTTGCTGAAGATGCTTTTACATCCGTTCATATAGAGGAATTTGAACTTTCAGTTCATGATACACGACGAGGCGAGGAAGAATTTACAAGGGAAATTCCAAATGTAAGCGAAGAGGCGATAAAAGACCTTGATGAGAATGGTATTGTAAAGGTTGGCACTTATGTTAAGGAAGGTGATATTTTAATTGGTAAAATAACTCCTAAAGCAGAAACTGAGCCAACACCTGAAGAGAAACTTTTAAGAGCTATTTTCGGTGAAAAAGCAGGCGAAGTTAAAGATGCTTCTTTAAGAGCAAGTCCAGGATTAAGAGGCGTTGTTATTGCAACGAAACTTTTCCAACGCAAAAAGAAAGACGCTGAATCAAAGAAGCAAGAAAAGAAACTGCTTGATGGGATTGAAAGAAAACGAAAAAAGTTAATTAACGAAACTAAAGAGAAACTTGCTGAAAAACTTGGACAATTGCTTGAAGGTGAAGTTTCACTTGGAATTAGGAATAAGAAAGGTGAAGTTGTCATAAGAAGTGGGGTCACATTGAAGCCTGAGACATTTAAAGCGCATATTGATGAGCTTGATGACCTTGATTACGATGCTGAATGGGTTGAGAATTCAAAGAGGAACTTGCTCAAGAAGCAACTTTACGAGAATTATCTGAAGAAATTGCAAGACATTGAAACGCAGGCAAAAATTGAAAAATATAAAGTCCAAGTTGATGAGCTTCAACCGGGCGTCGTTCAGCTTGCTCGTGTTTATGTAGCGAAGAAGAGAAAATTGCAGGTTGGAGATAAAATGGCGGGTCGTCACGGGAACAAAGGTGTTATAGCGAAAGTTGCGCCTGTTGAAGATATGCCTTTCCTTCCAGATGGAACACCAGTTGATATCGTCTTAAATCCACTTGGTGTGCCTTCAAGAATGAACCTTGGACAGTTATTTGAAACAGCGCTTGGATGGGCTGCAAAGAAACTCGGTGTAAAATATGCAAGCCCAATATTTGATGGTGCAACTTGGGAAGATATACAAGAAGAACTTAGAAAAGCAGGATTACCTGAAACCGGTAAAACTATACTCTATGACGGAAGAACAGGAGAACCCTTTGACCAGGAAGTTACAGTTGGATACATTTATATGATGAAACTTATTCATATGGTTGAGGATAAGATCCACGCAAGATCAATAGGACCTTATTCACTTATCACACAGCAACCGCTCGGAGGAAAAGCACAATTTGGTGGACAGAGACTTGGAGAAATGGAAGTATGGGCACTTGAAGCATATGGAGCAGCTTATACTTTGCAAGAAATGTTAACTTATAAATCTGATGATATTCAAGGTCGCTCAAAAGCATACGAAGCAATAGTTAAAGGCGATAATTTGCCTGAACCTGGAATACCTGAATCATTTAATGTTCTTGTCCGCGAACTTCAGGGACTTGGTCTTGATGTCAGAATTGAATAA